GCACCATCACAGCTGGGTAACGGCTAAGACCGAGTTTAATCAACTCACAAGCCACCTATCACGAGAATACACCAAAAGCCAAGCCAAGGTAGGTTAACAAGAGGGAAGGGAGTTAGGATGATGATGATTATTCAATAGCTACTAAAATCGCATGACACCTAAATTAGAGGTCTGCTATCTCACGAATCAAAATATCAACTGAAATCATTGTTTTCAAGGGAAAGAGTAGGATAAAAGACTTCAACGAGGCTCCCTTGAAATAACATCCAATGAAGATTGGCTCAACCGCATATGGTTCAGCTTTAAAGGTGACGGAAACTTAAAGTGGAAAGAAAATTCTTCTCTTCCAAAGCCTGGCAATAAAAATATTACGAAGAGAAagataagaaaagaaataaagggcCCAAGTGTCCTCAACACAGgcataagtttttatttttagtcACCACAAAGCAAAAGGTTGTGATCTTATTTACTAgggctcctccatcttcctcttctttctcctccatcCTATCTCGGCAGCCAAAACAGGGCAAAGTTTGATGACAATAGACTATCTCCACACCTTTCATTAActtatctcttttcttttcttttccaaaaaCACAATAAATATATGATGAAAATATACATGTACAAACTGTGCCGGCCcaaaatttaaaacaaacaccaaacaaaaaataaaaaaataaaaaaaataattaaaaaaatattttattaaaaaaaattgagccaCACAATGAAATAGACAATTCTCACTCTCTcctttccccccccccccccgcgttaAAGAAGACAGCCAAGTTCCCTAGAGCATCGTATAGACAGAATGTTTGATTTTCAcctaaatttaaaaatcaacACCAATTAAAAGATAAAACTTGATAACCACTAAaatattctgaaaaaaaataattaagtagaataaaattataaataaaaccaTGACCAACTAAACAAAAATATTAATAGAACTAGAATTGGCAATGAATCTTAACAAAACTGCCCCAAGTCGGCCCAAACCAAAAGCTACTTTAAAGATGTCTGGCCTTGATACCAAACCAAAGGTTGTGCATTGCTTAATGAgcctttttgcttttctttagTTCTCGAGAAAACATTGCATAAACCTgtgaatcatcaataccccattTTTAGTGGGATTCTTCAAATTACAGCTGCCTTCCTGGGATAACATTCAGGCTGCACCAAGGAACACACTTGTTCGGCCCTGAACTCATTATACAAGTTCTGAATTGTTCCAAATTCAGATGGTCAACTAAATCACCTAATTTTCAAGGACCGTAATCCACACCGGTCTCAAGCAACCGCATTGATCCAATCAAACAAGCAAAATAAAGATGAATTCACGATAAACTTACCTTCGAGATCAGATGAACTGCCATAGAACATCTGCCTGATTAGCGTGCTGACACTAAATTACAAACAAGATTTAGACACCTCGATTCATTTGAACCATTGACTGCCAATGTTTCCATGGACTCTGGTTTCACCATCTGATCCTTCAGTTTGATTCTTCTTTTTAAGTTCGGAGTACATTTCGTCTATCATCGGCTTCCACAGACGAACTCGTGCATTTATAAACCAGTTGGACACCTGATATTGCAACATGGAATAATATAATGAGCAAAGGAAAATACATCACAGGATACATTCTTAGCCACCCACTCTGCTGGATTGCCCATCAGAGTTGATGAAATCCATCTTCCAGTGTGCCATGCAAGTATAGGAACAAAATGATCAAACCTCTAAAGTGAAGATATAAACAGAAGATTTCAAGTACCTGGCTTCTTGTCAAACCACTTTTGATCGCGAGCAAATGCTTCTCATTGTCTTTTGGGTACCTGAAATCATTATTGTAAAAGACATGCAGTAATCAAATATACTGTCTTTTGTCATGAAATGCCTTCTATTCAAGATTACCAAGTGACAAGCAACTCACGGGTGCAGGAAGTTCTGAAACATCCATGCCCGTAGAACCGAGACAGATTTTTCTGGCAAGCCCCTTTGAGGCCTCCAAGATTGCTGATGGCTCCTACTCAGCTGCTGCAATCCCCATTGTTTCTGGATCAAAGAAGATTCAAAGCTTTTCTCCTCTCCCAACCATAAGGTGCTACATTGTTGGGCAATCAAAAGAATCTGACTGGTAATTCTCTCCCTCAAGTTTTTATAAACGGAAGAAATTTTATGAAGAGCAAACTGCGCATGCATGTGAGAAGTGCCAGACTCAGTTGCACAGAATGCGGATATGACATTATGGATCTGGTCTATGCATTGGTTATATCTTTGGTCAACCTATAATTCAAGATGCAAATCATGAAAAAATTaataaagggaaagaaaattttaATAAGAGAACTACATTGAAATAGTGAGAAATAAGTTGCACGGTGGAATAAGTAATACACAGATGACATGATTCTGTGCTACtggaaaatgaaaattttacaagTTTAATGTTTCTTCATTGCTTCTTGCTATTTCTCAGTTGCACATGCAATGTTAGAAAGCCAGGATTGTACTTACTTTGGCTTTTTGACGTTTCATGACCCAAAGATGAAAGCAGTTACCCACATCAAACCATGTAGTCTTTTTCTGGTTATAAGTTTTTCTATTTGATAATTTTCCAGATAGTCTAGAGAAAAACTGATTTTGGCTAGTGAAAAATCACGACTGCACTATTTTTACAGAATCAGAAACCCCCAAACTtgactaaattgaacctaagaaAATAAGATGCAAAATGTACTTTATGATATAAATCAACAGTAATTTCGAGGCAAGAATTTCACCGACATAAGAAACAAATGAATCGTACTTTATGATATTGAGTTAGCATGATAACAAATTCAGCGCATGATCTAAATATATAGGAACAAGAATCTACTGATGGAGTTCGCAAAATACTCACAAGATATCTGTGGTCGCTGAGGACCTTGCACAACTTACAAAGTAAAAAACCTCAAGCGACATCGAGTATGACCATGGAAAGCATTGTAAAGAAATTCCACGTACCAGATGAAGCATTGTTACTAGCTCGGTTTTCTTTGCAGAAACTTCCTGACATTGTTGGCCATCAACATGGCCTTGAGATTTAATTTCtccagaagaaaaaggaaattcaTCAGACATTGAAAGTTCTCGTAAATTAGAGCAACCTGAAGAAAAAGACAGCTTTTGCTCACCCTCAATTCCACCAAGAGAGAAGTCACCGTTCATCTCGTTCGAATCTGCAACTGCATAGGTTGCAATTTCAGCAAGTATTTGTTGGGTCATATGGAGATATCTTGATCCTAAAAGCACATAGGAAAAATGAACTGGCCTAGAAGATCTATGGTACAGAGAGAACTTCTCATTGTTAGGAAAGGTCATCAGCCCCAAGCCGACATCATGGGAAGAATTGCGCAAAGAATGAGAGCAGGCTGGCAATTCAGCAGAAACTGGACATCCACTATTGTTTGATGTAACTTGAGTCATGCCAGGGCTGCTTGCTTCCAAGCACTTCTCCGGGACATTAGACATGCTGATAATAGAGGGCTGGTCGGAGCCAAGACTCAGAGACGGCTGATTAGTTGGCACACGGTTATCGAATAAATAGGGAAAATTTAAACTAGACTTCCAGCCAGGCTCTGAGCTTTCTAATTCATGATAAGATGGACGAATTGAGGTCAATGTTCTACCGGAAGGCACCTCATGACCTAGAACTTCATCATAGCACCATGAACAATTTAGTTGCCCATTCAAACAAGCATCCTTTTCAGATGTCAGAAGGCCTGCATCATCTTGTGACTCAAATTCACAGTTTACTGAAACCGTCACGGATGAATTTATAGTCTTGCAGCAATCACTAGAAATAGAGGTTCTCATCTCTTTAGATGGTAATGAGGAAGTTGAAGCAGCATTAACACTGATAATATTTTCCTGTAAACATTTGGTGTCAGAAAAAAGGTTGACAAGTGAAGTGGCAGGTAGGGAAGTCCCCATGAAATGTTCCCTCAAGTCAGCATTTCCACTGGAACCATCATATGAAATATTTCCAACATGAGGCATATGTCTAGAATATGACACATTGCCATTGACCATATCAACATTATTTgctaaatagggaatgctcagCGCTTCTTCTTGCGCTTCTTGAAATGTGGACAGCAGTGGATCACCAGCCATTATTTGTCTATGGTTGTTGCGGCCTGGAAAGCTCGACTGGATGAACGGATCTGAAAACATATGGAGGAAAGCTGATTCAATGACCATTTCATTATGATTTGGTATTGATAGCGaggcattaaatgcatcattctCCATCATAGCAGGGTGTCAAAAATTCGAGTGAGTCATAAAACTACTAGAAGACTGTTCAGACATCTCTTCATCTCTGGCAAAGATTTAACAAATCGACAACCAGTTCTAATAGTTCATAAAATTGCCAATATCCAAATCAACTTTAACAGTATTACCTATCGGCCATTTTAGGCCGTTCACTACTAGTATCCAATTTATAGACGCATCTGAAAGAAACTAGCAGCAGAGTAATGTTACTTTCCTGCAGTCTTCCAAAAGGAGCCAGAAGCAGGAAAGCAGGGAGCCTAACTTCGAATAAAAGAGATAAGATATGGCATCTGCTTCTTACATAAAAGACTGGTAGGAGCCATAAACTTTTCCAATGTGTTTGATCATATTGTTCAATAAGCTAAAGAGCAATGATTCAAGAAAGTCATGTGATGCATGCACAATCTCCATTCACATCCTCATCTTGGTCCTAATGAG
This is a stretch of genomic DNA from Phoenix dactylifera cultivar Barhee BC4 chromosome 9, palm_55x_up_171113_PBpolish2nd_filt_p, whole genome shotgun sequence. It encodes these proteins:
- the LOC103709546 gene encoding uncharacterized protein LOC103709546 isoform X1 is translated as MMENDAFNASLSIPNHNEMVIESAFLHMFSDPFIQSSFPGRNNHRQIMAGDPLLSTFQEAQEEALSIPYLANNVDMVNGNVSYSRHMPHVGNISYDGSSGNADLREHFMGTSLPATSLVNLFSDTKCLQENIISVNAASTSSLPSKEMRTSISSDCCKTINSSVTVSVNCEFESQDDAGLLTSEKDACLNGQLNCSWCYDEVLGHEVPSGRTLTSIRPSYHELESSEPGWKSSLNFPYLFDNRVPTNQPSLSLGSDQPSIISMSNVPEKCLEASSPGMTQVTSNNSGCPVSAELPACSHSLRNSSHDVGLGLMTFPNNEKFSLYHRSSRPVHFSYVLLGSRYLHMTQQILAEIATYAVADSNEMNGDFSLGGIEGEQKLSFSSGCSNLRELSMSDEFPFSSGEIKSQGHVDGQQCQEVSAKKTELVTMLHLVDQRYNQCIDQIHNVISAFCATESGTSHMHAQFALHKISSVYKNLRERITSQILLIAQQCSTLWLGEEKSFESSLIQKQWGLQQLSRSHQQSWRPQRGLPEKSVSVLRAWMFQNFLHPYPKDNEKHLLAIKSGLTRSQVSNWFINARVRLWKPMIDEMYSELKKKNQTEGSDGETRVHGNIGSQWFK
- the LOC103709546 gene encoding uncharacterized protein LOC103709546 isoform X2, whose amino-acid sequence is MMENDAFNASLSIPNHNEMVIESAFLHMFSDPFIQSSFPGRNNHRQIMAGDPLLSTFQEAQEEALSIPYLANNVDMVNGNVSYSRHMPHVGNISYDGSSGNADLREHFMGTSLPATSLVNLFSDTKCLQENIISVNAASTSSLPSKEMRTSISSDCCKTINSSVTVSVNCEFESQDDAGLLTSEKDACLNGQLNCSWCYDEVLGHEVPSGRTLTSIRPSYHELESSEPGWKSSLNFPYLFDNRVPTNQPSLSLGSDQPSIISMSNVPEKCLEASSPGMTQVTSNNSGCPVSAELPACSHSLRNSSHDVGLGLMTFPNNEKFSLYHRSSRPVHFSYVLLGSRYLHMTQQILAEIATYAVADSNEMNGDFSLGGIEEIKSQGHVDGQQCQEVSAKKTELVTMLHLVDQRYNQCIDQIHNVISAFCATESGTSHMHAQFALHKISSVYKNLRERITSQILLIAQQCSTLWLGEEKSFESSLIQKQWGLQQLSRSHQQSWRPQRGLPEKSVSVLRAWMFQNFLHPYPKDNEKHLLAIKSGLTRSQVSNWFINARVRLWKPMIDEMYSELKKKNQTEGSDGETRVHGNIGSQWFK
- the LOC103709546 gene encoding homeobox protein ATH1-like isoform X3, which codes for MAGDPLLSTFQEAQEEALSIPYLANNVDMVNGNVSYSRHMPHVGNISYDGSSGNADLREHFMGTSLPATSLVNLFSDTKCLQENIISVNAASTSSLPSKEMRTSISSDCCKTINSSVTVSVNCEFESQDDAGLLTSEKDACLNGQLNCSWCYDEVLGHEVPSGRTLTSIRPSYHELESSEPGWKSSLNFPYLFDNRVPTNQPSLSLGSDQPSIISMSNVPEKCLEASSPGMTQVTSNNSGCPVSAELPACSHSLRNSSHDVGLGLMTFPNNEKFSLYHRSSRPVHFSYVLLGSRYLHMTQQILAEIATYAVADSNEMNGDFSLGGIEGEQKLSFSSGCSNLRELSMSDEFPFSSGEIKSQGHVDGQQCQEVSAKKTELVTMLHLVDQRYNQCIDQIHNVISAFCATESGTSHMHAQFALHKISSVYKNLRERITSQILLIAQQCSTLWLGEEKSFESSLIQKQWGLQQLSRSHQQSWRPQRGLPEKSVSVLRAWMFQNFLHPYPKDNEKHLLAIKSGLTRSQVSNWFINARVRLWKPMIDEMYSELKKKNQTEGSDGETRVHGNIGSQWFK